Proteins from a single region of Harmonia axyridis chromosome 4, icHarAxyr1.1, whole genome shotgun sequence:
- the LOC123678188 gene encoding uncharacterized protein LOC123678188, with product MSFSRSKRFNDKIETTPGPGQYSIIGEFGSDAKKHKIHASPRFHETCKRLIKMNRRMCPECTNVDIATHQSPKEVVNRDTPRHQKVHQNVTFKNKENTVPEYKKALYYFRLFRKVVEAEKTELSQK from the exons AAACAACGCCTGGACCTGGGCAATATTCAATAATTGGAGAATTTGGCAGTGATgccaaaaaacacaaaattcatGCTTCTCCGAGATTTCATGAAACGTGCAaacgattaataaaaatgaatcgaAGAATGTGCCCAGAG tgcacCAATGTCGATATTGCTACACATCAGTCGCCTAAAGAAGTCGTCAATCGAGACACACCTCGACATCAGAAAGTCCACCAGAACGTAACGTTCAAGAACAAGGAAAATACTGTTCCCGAATATAAGAAGGCTTTGTATTACTTCCGCTTATTCCGCAAAGTGGTGGAAGCAGAGAAAACCGAATTATCACAGAAATAA
- the LOC123677849 gene encoding zinc finger protein 385B-like produces MSGDLHTAIQEITTEFKSFDDQEDNNDQQCCSGLECQLCNIKVTSMKILERHLKGKKHRIREAKNGREFFCDICDVRANSEIQLDIHLKSSRHKGNIMKKESTEFTSVSAGTKGIWLIVICLLCLFLNLLLLFRTS; encoded by the exons atgtcgggGGATCTTCATACTGCCATTCAAGAAATAACAACGGAATTTAAGTCTTTTGATGATCAAGAAGACAACAATGACCAACAA TGCTGTTCCGGCTTGGAATGTCAACTATGTAACATTAAAGTTACAAGTATGAAAATTCTGGAGAGacatttgaaaggaaaaaaacatCGAATTCGTGAAGCGAAAAACGGTAGAGAATTTTTCTGTGATATCTGCGATGTTCGGGCGAACAGTGAGATTCAGCTAGATATTCACTTGAAAA GTTCTAGACATAAAGGAAATATAATGAAGAAAGAATCGACAGAATTCACGTCAGTTTCTGCTGGAACTAAAGGAATATGGTTGATTGTTATATGTTTGTTATGTCTATTTTTGaacttgttattattattcagaactagttga
- the LOC123677847 gene encoding glycerol-3-phosphate dehydrogenase, mitochondrial isoform X2 yields the protein MASKFKKFAVICATGAIGAGITTYFFMDDDFDRRWNTVYAQQIALPRSKKPLPSRDELLKSLKSESFDVLVIGGGATGVGCALDATTRGLKTALVEADDFASGTSSRSTKLIHGGVRYLQKAIMQFDIEQYKMVKEALRERALMLQSAPHLAHPLPIMLPVYKWWQVPYYWVGIKCYDLVAGLKNVKSSYLLSKKSALELFPMLRGDALCGALVYYDGQQDDARMNLAIALTAIRHGATVTNHVSVTKLLKKQEGNKEVVCGVSVKDEMTGECWDIPAKCVINATGPFTDFIRKMDDPKVPEICAPSSGVHITLPGYYSPEQMGLLDPSTSDGRVIFFLPWQKQTIAGTTDLPCEVTRNPSPTEDEITFILEEVKNYLNPDVEVRRGDVLSAWSGIRPLVSDPNKADTQSIARNHIIHVSKSNLVTIAGGKWTTYRSMAEETIDAAIKACELKPKKPHSQTSGVLMEGAHEWTPTMYIRLVQDFGLECEVAQHLSNSYGDRAFSVAKLAALTGQRWPIIGKKLHPEFPYIDAEIRYGVREYALTAIDMIARRLRLAFLNVQAAQEALPQIINIMGEELNWSEAEKKKQTTAATDFLSNEMGQNVNRASRDKIPINLSKEEIQLYIKRFQIIDKDHKGYVSINDIRRSLKSLGIKLTEEEIHSLLSDIQLMHNGQLELADYLQMMSAIKSGHVTYSRFARMAELEEAEHERQKLKKKISVERSGGGL from the exons ATGGCATCGAAATTCAAGAAATTCGCTGTTATCTGCGCTACAGGGGCAATAGGTGCTGGAATTACCacttatttttttatggacgATGATTTCGATAGAAGA TGGAACACAGTCTATGCCCAACAAATTGCTCTTCCTAGATCTAAGAAGCCATTGCCAAGTAGAGATGAATTATTAAAATCCTTAAAATCAGAAAGTTTTGATGTTTTGGTCATAGGAGGTGGAGCTACAGGGGTTGGCTGTGCCCTTGATGCTACCACCAGAGGATTAAAAACAGCCCTTGTTGAAGCAGATGATTTCGCCTCTGGAACATCTAGTCGTAGCACAAAACTAATTCATGGTGGAGTACGGTACTTACAGAAGGCCATAATGCAGTTTGATATTGAACAGTATAAAATGGTGAAAGAAGCACTTAGGGAAAGAGCTTTAATGCTGCAGTCTGCACCTCATCTAGCTCATCCTCTACCTATAATGCTTCCAGTCTACAA ATGGTGGCAAGTCCCTTATTATTGGGTTGGCATTAAATGCTATGATTTGGTGGCTGGTTTAAAGAATGTAAAAAGTTCATACCTCTTATCAAAGAAAAGTGCTTTAGAATTATTCCCAATGTTGAGAGGTGATGCTCTCTGTGGAGCATTAGTTTATTATGATG gtcaacAAGATGATGCAAGAATGAACTTAGCTATAGCCTTAACAGCTATCAGACATGGTGCAACGGTAACAAATCATGTATCTGTGACTAAACTGCTTAAGAAGCAAGAAGGTAACAAAGAAGTGGTCTGTGGAGTAAGTGTTAAGGATGAAATGACAGGAGAATGTTGGGATATTCCAGCAAAATGTGTTATAAATGCTACCGGACCATTTACAGATTTCATAAGGAAAATGGATGATCCTAAAGTACCTGAAATTTGTGCTCCCAGCAGTGGAGTTCATATCACTCTTCCAG GTTACTACAGTCCAGAACAAATGGGATTGTTAGATCCGTCAACAAGTGATGGTAGGGTAATTTTCTTCTTACCATGGCAAAAACAGACCATAGCAGGAACAACTGATTTACCTTGTGAAGTAACACGAAACCCCAGTCCAACGGAAGATGAAATTACTTTCATTTTAGAAGAAGTTAAAAATTACTTAAATCCTGATGTTGAAG TGAGAAGAGGTGATGTTCTATCTGCTTGGAGTGGTATTCGTCCCTTAGTTTCTGATCCAAACAAGGCAGATACGCAGTCAATCGCTAGAAATCATATAATCCACGTTAGTAAATCTAACTTGGTTACTATAGCTGGAGGAAAGTGGACCACATATAGATCAATGGCGGAAGAAACCATTGATGCTGCAATTAAGG catgCGAATTAAAACCAAAGAAACCACACAGTCAAACAAGTGGAGTTCTTATGGAAGGTGCACACGAATGGACACCAACAATGTATATTAGACTAGTACAAGATTTCGGATTAGAATGTGAGGTCGCCCAACATCTATCAAATTCATATGGAGACCGAGCTTTCTCTGTTGCAAAATTAGCAGCCTTAACAG GTCAACGTTGGCCAATTATCGGTAAGAAATTGCATCCCGAATTCCCTTACATTGACGCTGAAATAAGGTATGGTGTGAGAGAATATGCCTTGACTGCTATCGATATGATTGCAAGAAGGCTCAGATTGGCCTTTTTGAACGTTCAAGCTGCACAGGAAGCTTTGCCTCAGATTATCAACATCATGGGTGAAGAACTCAATTGGTCCGAAG CTGAGAAGAAAAAGCAAACTACAGCAGCCACTGATTTCTTGTCAAATGAAATGGGACAGAATGTGAATCGTGCCAGTAGGGACAAAATTCCAATCAATTTGAGCAAAGAAGAGATTCAGCTTTACATTAAGCGATTCCAAATTATCGATAAAGACCACAAGGGCTATGTATCGATAAATGATATTCGAAGAAGTCTAAAG TCATTAGGAATCAAATTGACAGAGGAAGAAATCCATTCTTTATTGAGTGATATCCAACTCATGCATAACGGGCAACTGGAGCTAGCCGATTATTTACAG aTGATGTCAGCTATCAAGTCCGGACATGTGACTTACTCGAGGTTTGCAAGAATGGCTGAATTAGAAGAAGCAGAACATGAAAGACagaaattgaagaagaagaTATCTGTTGAGCGTAGTGGAGGTGGGCTCTAA
- the LOC123677847 gene encoding glycerol-3-phosphate dehydrogenase, mitochondrial isoform X1 — MASKFKKFAVICATGAIGAGITTYFFMDDDFDRRWNTVYAQQIALPRSKKPLPSRDELLKSLKSESFDVLVIGGGATGVGCALDATTRGLKTALVEADDFASGTSSRSTKLIHGGVRYLQKAIMQFDIEQYKMVKEALRERALMLQSAPHLAHPLPIMLPVYKWWQVPYYWVGIKCYDLVAGLKNVKSSYLLSKKSALELFPMLRGDALCGALVYYDGQQDDARMNLAIALTAIRHGATVTNHVSVTKLLKKQEGNKEVVCGVSVKDEMTGECWDIPAKCVINATGPFTDFIRKMDDPKVPEICAPSSGVHITLPGYYSPEQMGLLDPSTSDGRVIFFLPWQKQTIAGTTDLPCEVTRNPSPTEDEITFILEEVKNYLNPDVEVRRGDVLSAWSGIRPLVSDPNKADTQSIARNHIIHVSKSNLVTIAGGKWTTYRSMAEETIDAAIKACELKPKKPHSQTSGVLMEGAHEWTPTMYIRLVQDFGLECEVAQHLSNSYGDRAFSVAKLAALTGQRWPIIGKKLHPEFPYIDAEIRYGVREYALTAIDMIARRLRLAFLNVQAAQEALPQIINIMGEELNWSEAEKKKQTTAATDFLSNEMGQNVNRASRDKIPINLSKEEIQLYIKRFQIIDKDHKGYVSINDIRRSLKQSGEENVTGEQLHEILKEIDTNMNGQVELDEYLQMMSAIKSGHVTYSRFARMAELEEAEHERQKLKKKISVERSGGGL; from the exons ATGGCATCGAAATTCAAGAAATTCGCTGTTATCTGCGCTACAGGGGCAATAGGTGCTGGAATTACCacttatttttttatggacgATGATTTCGATAGAAGA TGGAACACAGTCTATGCCCAACAAATTGCTCTTCCTAGATCTAAGAAGCCATTGCCAAGTAGAGATGAATTATTAAAATCCTTAAAATCAGAAAGTTTTGATGTTTTGGTCATAGGAGGTGGAGCTACAGGGGTTGGCTGTGCCCTTGATGCTACCACCAGAGGATTAAAAACAGCCCTTGTTGAAGCAGATGATTTCGCCTCTGGAACATCTAGTCGTAGCACAAAACTAATTCATGGTGGAGTACGGTACTTACAGAAGGCCATAATGCAGTTTGATATTGAACAGTATAAAATGGTGAAAGAAGCACTTAGGGAAAGAGCTTTAATGCTGCAGTCTGCACCTCATCTAGCTCATCCTCTACCTATAATGCTTCCAGTCTACAA ATGGTGGCAAGTCCCTTATTATTGGGTTGGCATTAAATGCTATGATTTGGTGGCTGGTTTAAAGAATGTAAAAAGTTCATACCTCTTATCAAAGAAAAGTGCTTTAGAATTATTCCCAATGTTGAGAGGTGATGCTCTCTGTGGAGCATTAGTTTATTATGATG gtcaacAAGATGATGCAAGAATGAACTTAGCTATAGCCTTAACAGCTATCAGACATGGTGCAACGGTAACAAATCATGTATCTGTGACTAAACTGCTTAAGAAGCAAGAAGGTAACAAAGAAGTGGTCTGTGGAGTAAGTGTTAAGGATGAAATGACAGGAGAATGTTGGGATATTCCAGCAAAATGTGTTATAAATGCTACCGGACCATTTACAGATTTCATAAGGAAAATGGATGATCCTAAAGTACCTGAAATTTGTGCTCCCAGCAGTGGAGTTCATATCACTCTTCCAG GTTACTACAGTCCAGAACAAATGGGATTGTTAGATCCGTCAACAAGTGATGGTAGGGTAATTTTCTTCTTACCATGGCAAAAACAGACCATAGCAGGAACAACTGATTTACCTTGTGAAGTAACACGAAACCCCAGTCCAACGGAAGATGAAATTACTTTCATTTTAGAAGAAGTTAAAAATTACTTAAATCCTGATGTTGAAG TGAGAAGAGGTGATGTTCTATCTGCTTGGAGTGGTATTCGTCCCTTAGTTTCTGATCCAAACAAGGCAGATACGCAGTCAATCGCTAGAAATCATATAATCCACGTTAGTAAATCTAACTTGGTTACTATAGCTGGAGGAAAGTGGACCACATATAGATCAATGGCGGAAGAAACCATTGATGCTGCAATTAAGG catgCGAATTAAAACCAAAGAAACCACACAGTCAAACAAGTGGAGTTCTTATGGAAGGTGCACACGAATGGACACCAACAATGTATATTAGACTAGTACAAGATTTCGGATTAGAATGTGAGGTCGCCCAACATCTATCAAATTCATATGGAGACCGAGCTTTCTCTGTTGCAAAATTAGCAGCCTTAACAG GTCAACGTTGGCCAATTATCGGTAAGAAATTGCATCCCGAATTCCCTTACATTGACGCTGAAATAAGGTATGGTGTGAGAGAATATGCCTTGACTGCTATCGATATGATTGCAAGAAGGCTCAGATTGGCCTTTTTGAACGTTCAAGCTGCACAGGAAGCTTTGCCTCAGATTATCAACATCATGGGTGAAGAACTCAATTGGTCCGAAG CTGAGAAGAAAAAGCAAACTACAGCAGCCACTGATTTCTTGTCAAATGAAATGGGACAGAATGTGAATCGTGCCAGTAGGGACAAAATTCCAATCAATTTGAGCAAAGAAGAGATTCAGCTTTACATTAAGCGATTCCAAATTATCGATAAAGACCACAAGGGCTATGTATCGATAAATGATATTCGAAGAAGTCTAAAG CAAAGTGGTGAGGAGAATGTAACAGGTGAACAACTTCATGAAATCTTGAAGGAAATTGATACAAACATGAACGGACAAGTCGAACTTGACGAATATTTGCAG aTGATGTCAGCTATCAAGTCCGGACATGTGACTTACTCGAGGTTTGCAAGAATGGCTGAATTAGAAGAAGCAGAACATGAAAGACagaaattgaagaagaagaTATCTGTTGAGCGTAGTGGAGGTGGGCTCTAA